A genomic window from Populus nigra chromosome 7, ddPopNigr1.1, whole genome shotgun sequence includes:
- the LOC133699167 gene encoding uncharacterized protein LOC133699167 isoform X1 produces the protein MPSLHNLSTFIILSYFLLKLNQQRMFSETLKTQTIMTSMLCVGNGNPLSMLVCIPSTVSIIPRRTKPHLSLVSSSPSLTSCYTRHKLGHLFRPVICASSDRSPTPSRNENNCDNKIVKAAVGASVALAFALGIIGGNFRMYPKAIAGPRELYQKAPQVEEHPSSLAKLALESFLDVTSDLASTDAVSPIATFDPPPNPSIEQVKEIKKHAVRLMIYGEAEEAVWYLQEAFEKYKNDPEPAYNVEMALVEILIYQHKYERALNCDCLNHDDQLGPSDARVFLYKAIIYTMLDFNEEARIWWERYMYAVE, from the exons ATGCCTTCCTTGCACAACTTGAGTACTTTCATTATTCTCAGTTATTTCCTTTTAAAGCTCAACCAGCAAAGGATGTTTTCTGAAACTCTTAAAACGCAAACCATCATGACATCAATGCTTTGCGTTGGCAATGGAAACCCACTTTCAATGCTTGTATGCATACCTTCCACTGTCAGCATTATTCCTCGGAGGACTAAACCTCATTTAAGCCTTGTCTCTAGTTCTCCTTCGCTTACAAGTTGCTATACACGCCACAAACTTGGGCATCTCTTCCGTCCTGTAATTTGCGCATCATCAGACAGGTCTCCAACCCcttcaagaaatgaaaacaattgCGACAACAAAATTGTGAAAGCCGCAGTGGGGGCATCTGTAGCTTTGGCTTTTGCTCTTGGTATAATTGGTGGTAACTTCAGAATGTATCCTAAAGCCATTGCAGGTCCTAGGGAATTATATCAGAAAGCTCCTCAAGTAGAAGAACATCCATCATCACTTGCGAAGCTGGCACTCGAATCATTCCTGGATGTGACATCGGACCTGGCTTCTACCGATGCAGTGAGCCCAATTGCAACTTTTGATCCGCCTCCAAATCCTTCAATAGAACAGGTTAAAGAGATCAAG AAGCACGCAGTGCGTCTTATGATATATGGGGAAGCTGAAGAAGCAGTGTGGTATCTGCAAGAAGCATTTGAGAAGTATAAGAACGATCCTGAGCCTGCATACAATGTGGAAATGGCATTAGTGGAAATTCTCATTTATCAG CACAAATACGAACGTGCTTTGAATTGCGACTGCCTCAACCATGATGATCAACTCGGCCCTTCAGATGCCCGGGTTTTCCTTTACAAG GCTATAATATATACCATGTTGGATTTCAACGAGGAGGCAAGGATATGGTGGGAAAGATACATGTATGCTGTTGAATGA
- the LOC133699167 gene encoding uncharacterized protein LOC133699167 isoform X2: MPSLHNLSTFIILSYFLLKLNQQRMFSETLKTQTIMTSMLCVGNGNPLSMLVCIPSTVSIIPRRTKPHLSLVSSSPSLTSCYTRHKLGHLFRPVICASSDRSPTPSRNENNCDNKIVKAAVGASVALAFALGIIGGNFRMYPKAIAGPRELYQKAPQVEEHPSSLAKLALESFLDVTSDLASTDAVSPIATFDPPPNPSIEQKHAVRLMIYGEAEEAVWYLQEAFEKYKNDPEPAYNVEMALVEILIYQHKYERALNCDCLNHDDQLGPSDARVFLYKAIIYTMLDFNEEARIWWERYMYAVE; encoded by the exons ATGCCTTCCTTGCACAACTTGAGTACTTTCATTATTCTCAGTTATTTCCTTTTAAAGCTCAACCAGCAAAGGATGTTTTCTGAAACTCTTAAAACGCAAACCATCATGACATCAATGCTTTGCGTTGGCAATGGAAACCCACTTTCAATGCTTGTATGCATACCTTCCACTGTCAGCATTATTCCTCGGAGGACTAAACCTCATTTAAGCCTTGTCTCTAGTTCTCCTTCGCTTACAAGTTGCTATACACGCCACAAACTTGGGCATCTCTTCCGTCCTGTAATTTGCGCATCATCAGACAGGTCTCCAACCCcttcaagaaatgaaaacaattgCGACAACAAAATTGTGAAAGCCGCAGTGGGGGCATCTGTAGCTTTGGCTTTTGCTCTTGGTATAATTGGTGGTAACTTCAGAATGTATCCTAAAGCCATTGCAGGTCCTAGGGAATTATATCAGAAAGCTCCTCAAGTAGAAGAACATCCATCATCACTTGCGAAGCTGGCACTCGAATCATTCCTGGATGTGACATCGGACCTGGCTTCTACCGATGCAGTGAGCCCAATTGCAACTTTTGATCCGCCTCCAAATCCTTCAATAGAACAG AAGCACGCAGTGCGTCTTATGATATATGGGGAAGCTGAAGAAGCAGTGTGGTATCTGCAAGAAGCATTTGAGAAGTATAAGAACGATCCTGAGCCTGCATACAATGTGGAAATGGCATTAGTGGAAATTCTCATTTATCAG CACAAATACGAACGTGCTTTGAATTGCGACTGCCTCAACCATGATGATCAACTCGGCCCTTCAGATGCCCGGGTTTTCCTTTACAAG GCTATAATATATACCATGTTGGATTTCAACGAGGAGGCAAGGATATGGTGGGAAAGATACATGTATGCTGTTGAATGA
- the LOC133699973 gene encoding uncharacterized protein LOC133699973, translated as MPVFNFSLKRNLDVHLENFFNSITVRNKYGAMAATATVIFASVYIGWAYAKRSCKKQKKKVHAVFTRSMSVGVLHGGKLALERVIDYHRARADEASLKSAEIELQDLLIEEHPDFVKLQSTVARLEMSGKEAVAVGILETQLKSARKEGKSHVAYEIEMLLVEMHIYQGEFEKALACECLSHEEISDARRPLYKAIIYIMLEDPGKAMNCWEKFMEIRIRFQSPSSHQSQLNEAVTNFNEFEKAVKLLRNDIKEAHGKQIKP; from the exons ATGCCTGTTTTCAACTTTTCCCTGAAGAGAAACCTAGACGTACACTTAGAGAATTTCTTTAACAGCATCACTGTAAGGAATAAATATGGAGCAATGGCGGCGACGGCAACTGTAATTTTTGCCAGCGTTTACATCGGATGGGCTTATGCAAAACGTTCATGtaagaagcaaaaaaagaagGTTCACGCTGTGTTTACAAGATCGATGTCTGTAGGAGTTCTCCATGGAGGGAAACTGGCCTTGGAGAGAGTGATTGATTATCATCGTGCCCGAGCAGATGAAGCGTCACTTAAATCAGCTGAAATTGAGTTACAGGATTTACTGATAGAAGAACATCCTGATTTCGTAAAGCTACAG AGCACTGTTGCAAGGCTGGAAATGAGTGGAAAAGAAGCAGTTGCGGTGGGAATACTGGAAACACAACTGAAAAGTGCTCGAAAGGAAGGGAAATCACATGTAGCTTATGAGATTGAAATGTTGCTTGTCGAAATGCACATCTACCAG GGAGAATTCGAGAAGGCTTTAGCCTGCGAATGCCTGAGTCATGAAGAAATTTCTGACGCAAGACGTCCTCTATATAAG GCCATCATTTATATAATGTTAGAAGACCCTGGGAAAGCCATGAATTGTTGGGAAAAATTCATGGAAATTCGAATTCGCTTCCAGTCTCCAAGTTCACACCAAAGCCAGCTCAACGAAGCCGTTACCAATTTCAATGAGTTTGAGAAAGCAGTCAAGTTGCTTAGAAATGATATCAAGGAGGCCCACGGGAAGCAAATTAAGCCCTGA
- the LOC133698685 gene encoding uncharacterized protein LOC133698685: MTSQHIATHREKAEIHTGESLCKQKSLELLEEIHLPMGLLPLDDIVEVGYNRTTGFVWLKQKKRKDHRFLKIGRQVSYDTEVTAFVENRRMRRLTGVKTKELLFWVSISDIYVDEKDLEKITFGNPTGISRTFPVSAFELDEDKK, encoded by the coding sequence ATGACTTCTCAACATATCGCAACCCACAGAGAAAAAGCAGAGATCCACACCGGCGAGTCTCTTTGCAAGCAAAAGTCCTTAGAACTCCTCGAAGAGATCCACCTCCCTATGGGTCTCCTCCCACTAGACGACATCGTTGAGGTGGGTTATAACCGCACTACTGGGTTCGTTTGGTTGAagcaaaagaagagaaaggatCACAGATTCCTTAAGATCGGACGCCAAGTATCTTATGATACGGAGGTGACAGCTTTCGTCGAGAACCGTCGGATGCGGAGACTGACTGGGGTCAAGACCAAGGAGCTTTTGTTTTGGGTCTCCATCTCGGATATTTATGTTGACGAGAAGGATTTGGAGAAAATCACGTTTGGTAATCCGACAGGGATCTCTAGGACTTTTCCTGTTTCGGCTTTTGAGCTTGACGAGGACAAGAAGTGA
- the LOC133699142 gene encoding alpha,alpha-trehalose-phosphate synthase [UDP-forming] 1-like, with translation MPGSKCNVDPATPKSRTERLMKERNLRKLNRVFNLNEKAGDSLRDADLFSNDSALTETENCASLNEEELSEGIDGCERQDQRLPKQRLLVVANRLPVSAVRQGKDSWQLEISVGGLVSALLGLKEFDARWIGWAGVNVPDEIGQEALTKALAEKKCIPVFLDEDTVHQYYNGYCNNIIWPLFHYLGLPQEDRLSTTRSFQSQFDAYKKANQMFADVVHEHYEEGDVVWCHDYHLMFLPRCLKEKNSNIKVGWFLHTPFPSSEIHRMLPSRRDLLESVLAADLVGFHTYDYARHFVSACTRILGLEGTPEGVENQGKLTRVAAFPIGIDSDRFIRALELPQVQDHIKELKERFAGRKVMLGVDRLDMIKGIPQKILAFEEFLEENPEWRDKVVLLQIAVPTRTDVPEYQKLSSQVHEIVGRINGRFGTLTAVPIHHLDRSLDFHALCALYAVTDVALITSLRDGMNLVSYEFVACQASKKGVLILSEFAGAAQSLGAGALLVNPWNIAEVAASISQALNMPADEREKMHQHNFMHVTTHTSQEWAATFVSELNDTIIEAQLRTRQVPLLPVKVAVERYLQSNNRLLMLGFNATLTEPANTQGVRGGHIRELQSRLHPEIKETLKKLCDDRRTNIVILSGSDRAVLDDNFREYNLWLAAENGMFLRHSTGEWMTTMPENLNMDWVDSVKHVFEYFTERTPGSHFELRETSLVWKYKYAESHFGKLQSKDMLQHLWTGPISNAAVDVVQGDRSVEVRSVGVTKGAAIDRILGEIVRNKGIKSPIDYVLCAGHFLSKDEDVYTFFEPELPCESLALARTRSLDPARTSISMIPDSTNQVKAHQLRRQRSLSTLERSNYRSAAWRPIVHDRMSLPEGSSVLDLKAENFFSCTVSRKQSEARYLLQSSDDVVTLLKELAESKSPN, from the exons ATGCCAGGAAGCAAGTGTAATGTTGATCCTGCTACACCCAAAAGTAGAACAGAAAGGCTAATGAAGGAAAGAAATTTACGGAAATTAAACAGGGTGTTTAATCTGAATGAGAAAGCAGGAGATAGTTTGAGAGATGCAGATCTCTTTTCTAATGATTCGGCATTAACTGAAACTGAAAATTGTGCTTCACTTAATGAGGAAGAATTGTCTGAAGGGATCGATGGATGTGAAAGGCAAGATCAGAGGCTTCCTAAACAACGTTTATTGGTGGTTGCAAATAGGTTGCCCGTCTCTGCAGTTAGGCAGGGCAAGGATTCATGGCAACTTGAGATAAGTGTAGGTGGGCTGGTCAGTGCACTTTTGG GTCTGAAGGAGTTTGATGCCAGGTGGATTGGTTGGGCTGGTGTAAATGTGCCTGATGAAATTGGACAAGAAGCACTAACTAAAGCTTTGGCTGAAAAG AAATGCATCCCAGTTTTCCTGGACGAAGACACTGTTCATCAGTATTATAATGGTTATTGTAACAACATAATATGGCCTCTTTTCCATTATCTTGGGCTACCCCAAGAAGATCGCCTTTCAACCACCCGTAGTTTTCAATCTCAATTTGATGCTTATAAGAAGGCAAACCAAATGTTTGCTGATGTAGTGCACGAACATTATGAGGAGGGTGATGTTGTTTGGTGCCATGATTACCACCTAATGTTTCTTCCCAGATGTCTGAAAGAGAAAAACAGCAACATCAAAGTCGGTTGGTTTCTTCACACTCCTTTTCCCTCCTCTGAAATACACAGGATGCTGCCATCTCGTAGAGACCTGTTGGAATCTGTTCTTGCAGCCGATTTAGTTGG TTTTCACACATATGATTATGCAAGACATTTTGTCAGTGCTTGCACTCGTATCCTTGGGCTTGAGGGTACACCTGAAGGAGTAGAGAATCAGGGAAAGCTGACTCGTGTAGCAGCG TTTCCTATTGGGATAGATTCCGATCGATTCATTCGAGCTCTGGAGCTCCCTCAGGTCCAGGATCACATAAAAGAACTGAAAGAAAGATTTGCTGGCAGAAAG GTAATGTTAGGCGTTGATCGTCTTGATATGATAAAAGGAATTCCCCAAAAGATATTGGCGTTTGAAGAGTTCCTTGAGGAAAATCCAGAGTGGCGTGATAAAGTAGTTTTGCTACAAATTGCTGTGCCAACAAGAACAGATGTTCCGGAAT ATCAAAAGCTTTCTAGCCAGGTCCATGAGATTGTTGGGCGCATCAATGGGAGATTTGGGACTCTCACTGCGGTTCCAATACATCATCTG GACCGGTCTCTTGATTTTCATGCGTTATGTGCGCTATATGCTGTTACTG atGTGGCGCTTATTACGTCTTTAAGAGATGGAATGAATCTTGTAAGCTATGAGTTTGTTGCTTGCCAAGCTTCCAAGAAAGGGGTGCTCATTCTGAGTGAG TTTGCAGGTGCAGCTCAGTCTCTTGGCGCTGGAGCCCTCTTGGTGAATCCATGGAATATTGCAGAAGTTGCTGCTTCAATTAGTCAGGCTTTGAATATGCCAGCtgatgaaagagaaaaaatgcaTCAGCATAACTTCATGCATGTGACAACACACACATCACAAGAGTGGGCTGCTACTTTTGTAAG TGAACTAAATGATACCATTATTGAAGCCCAACTAAGGACAAGACAAGTTCCCTTACTTCCTGTCAAAGTTGCAGTTGAACGATATTTGCAATCCAATAATCGTTTGCTTATGCTG GGTTTCAATGCAACTTTAACTGAACCAGCAAACACTCAAGGAGTTAGAGGCGGTCATATTAGAGAGCTGCAATCTAGATTGCACCCGGAAATAAAAGAAACCTTGAAAAAACTTTGTGATGATCGTAGAACAAACATTGTTATTCTCAGTGGAAGTGATAGAGCTGTCCTGGATGAT AATTTTCGAGAATACAATTTGTGGTTGGCAGCAGAAAATGGAATGTTTTTACGCCATAGTACAGGAGAATGGATGACAACAATGCCAGAAAATTTGAATATGGATTGGGTTGACAGTGTTAAG CATGTTTTCGAGTATTTTACAGAAAGAACACCTGGATCTCATTTTGAGCTTCGTGAAACTTCACTTGTATGGAAATACAAGTATGCAG AGAGTCATTTTGGAAAGCTTCAATCAAAGGATATGCTACAGCATCTCTGGACTGGTCCTATTTCAAACGCAGCTGTTGATGTTGTCCAAGGTGATCGATCTGTTGAGGTTCGATCTGTTGGTGTGACAAAG GGAGCAGCAATTGATCGTATTTTAGGGGAAATAGTTCGTAACAAGGGCATCAAGTCACCGATTGATTATGTCCTTTGTGCTGGGCACTTTCTAAGTAAG GATGAAGATGTCTATACATTTTTTGAGCCAGAGCTTCCTTGTGAATCACTAGCCTTAGCACGAACCAGGTCACTAGATCCTGCGAGGACATCTATTTCAATGATTCCAGACAGTACAAACCAAGTCAAGGCTCATCAGTTAAGGAGACAACGCTCATTGTCAACTTTGGAAAGGAGCAATTATCGAAGTGCTGCTTGGCGGCCTATAGTCCATGATAGAATGTCATTGCCAGAGGGCTCATCTGTACTTGATCTCAAGGCTGAGAATTTCTTCTCTTGTACTGTTTCCCGGAAGCAATCGGAGGCTCGATATCTCCTTCAGTCATCAGATGATGTTGTCACACTCTTAAAAGAGCTGGCAGAGTCTAAATCACCAAATTGA